The following coding sequences lie in one Stenotrophomonas rhizophila genomic window:
- the lepB gene encoding signal peptidase I: MPATEPTAAPSNRIVHWLKKEALPLAVMLGLLLAARDSLANHYQVPSGSMQHTLMPGDRVVVDMRAYGLRLPFTSVELLHTGQPQRGDVAVFDSPVDGIRLIKRIAAVGGDRVELHDGHLSINGRPLADASQGEVEDFGQHVAQLDLGQGGGPDITGLTVPDGKVLMLGDHRGNSADGRFFGLVQASALYGKASHVYYRRGDGLTWQAL; the protein is encoded by the coding sequence ATGCCCGCTACCGAACCCACCGCCGCACCCTCCAACCGCATCGTGCACTGGCTGAAGAAGGAAGCACTGCCGCTGGCCGTGATGCTGGGCCTGCTGTTGGCCGCGCGCGACTCGCTGGCCAACCACTACCAGGTGCCCAGCGGCTCGATGCAGCACACCCTGATGCCGGGCGACCGGGTCGTGGTGGACATGCGCGCCTATGGCCTGCGCCTGCCCTTCACCTCGGTCGAGCTGCTGCACACCGGCCAGCCGCAGCGCGGCGACGTGGCGGTGTTCGACTCCCCCGTGGACGGCATCCGCCTGATCAAGCGGATTGCCGCGGTGGGCGGCGACCGGGTCGAGCTGCATGACGGCCACCTCAGCATCAATGGTCGGCCGCTGGCCGACGCCAGCCAGGGCGAGGTCGAGGACTTCGGCCAGCATGTGGCCCAGCTCGATCTGGGCCAGGGCGGCGGGCCGGACATCACCGGCCTGACCGTGCCGGACGGCAAGGTGCTGATGCTGGGCGACCACCGCGGCAACAGCGCCGATGGCCGCTTCTTCGGGCTGGTCCAGGCCAGCGCGTTGTACGGCAAGGCCTCGCACGTCTACTACCGGCGCGGGGACGGCCTGACCTGGCAGGCGCTGTAA
- the dcp gene encoding peptidyl-dipeptidase Dcp yields the protein MSRTVVLAAAISLALAACSGKESTPVSDTQTPAAQQPADASTNPLLSASTLPFQAPPFDKIKDSDYLPAFNEGMKQHLAEVRKIADNPEPATFDNTIEALERSGETLTRVSRIFFGLVQADTNDARQKIQEEVAPKLADHQDEINLDPKLFARIKSIYDQRQSLGLDPVQLRLVERDYQEFVRAGAQLNDADKASLRKLNVEETTLATQFHTRLVAATAAGAVVVDDKAKLAGLDEDAINTAAADAKDRKLDGKYLLPLQNTTQQPVLGSLSDREQRAAVLKASETRAEKGDANDTRQTVQRLAQLRAQKAKLLGFDNYAAYSLADQMAKTPAAALKLLTDTVPAATAKARGEIGEMQKVIDAQKGGFKLAASDWDFYAEQVRKAQYDLDESQIKPYFEMDNVLQNGVFYAATQLYGITFKPRTDIPTYHADMKVYEVFDKDGTSLALFYTDYFKRDSKSGGAWMDVFVEQDGLTGAKPVVYNVCNFTKPAAGQPALLSFDDVTTMFHEFGHALHGMFSKVKYPSIAGTSTSRDFVEFPSQFNEHWALDPKVFANYAKNYKTGEPMPQALVDKILKARTFNQGYATTEYLSAALLDLAWHTQPADAPLQDVASFEAGALKKFKVDLPQVPPRYRTTYFDHIWGGGYSAGYYAYFWAEVLDHDAFEWFKENGGLTAQNGQVFRDKILSRGNSVELSDLYRDFRGKDPSVEPLLVNRGLK from the coding sequence ATGTCGCGTACCGTAGTTTTGGCCGCTGCCATCAGCCTGGCGCTGGCGGCCTGTTCCGGCAAGGAGTCCACCCCCGTGTCCGACACCCAGACCCCCGCCGCGCAGCAGCCGGCCGATGCCTCCACCAATCCCCTGTTGAGCGCCAGCACGCTGCCGTTCCAGGCGCCGCCGTTCGACAAGATCAAGGACAGTGACTACCTGCCGGCCTTCAACGAAGGCATGAAGCAGCACCTGGCCGAGGTCCGCAAGATCGCCGACAACCCCGAGCCGGCCACCTTCGACAACACCATCGAAGCGCTGGAGCGCAGCGGCGAGACCCTGACCCGCGTGTCGCGCATCTTCTTCGGCCTGGTCCAGGCCGATACCAACGACGCGCGCCAGAAGATCCAGGAAGAAGTCGCCCCGAAGCTGGCCGACCACCAGGACGAGATCAACCTCGACCCGAAGCTGTTCGCCCGCATCAAGAGCATCTACGACCAGCGCCAGTCGCTGGGCCTGGACCCGGTGCAGCTGCGCCTGGTCGAGCGTGACTACCAGGAGTTCGTGCGCGCCGGCGCGCAGCTCAACGACGCCGACAAGGCCTCGCTGCGCAAGCTCAACGTGGAAGAAACCACGCTGGCCACCCAGTTCCACACCCGCCTGGTAGCCGCCACCGCCGCCGGTGCCGTGGTGGTCGACGACAAGGCCAAGCTGGCCGGCCTGGACGAGGACGCGATCAACACCGCCGCGGCCGACGCCAAGGACCGCAAGCTGGACGGCAAGTACCTGCTGCCGCTGCAGAACACCACCCAGCAGCCGGTGCTCGGTTCGCTGAGCGACCGTGAGCAGCGCGCCGCCGTGCTCAAGGCGTCGGAAACGCGCGCCGAAAAGGGCGATGCCAACGACACCCGCCAGACCGTACAGCGCCTGGCCCAGCTGCGTGCGCAGAAGGCCAAGCTGCTGGGCTTCGACAACTACGCTGCTTACAGCCTGGCCGACCAGATGGCCAAGACCCCGGCGGCCGCGCTCAAGCTGCTCACCGACACAGTGCCGGCGGCCACCGCCAAGGCGCGCGGTGAGATCGGCGAGATGCAGAAGGTGATCGACGCCCAGAAGGGCGGTTTCAAGCTGGCCGCGTCCGACTGGGACTTCTACGCCGAACAGGTGCGCAAGGCGCAGTACGATCTGGACGAGTCGCAGATCAAGCCGTACTTCGAGATGGACAACGTGCTGCAGAACGGCGTCTTCTACGCCGCCACCCAGCTGTACGGCATCACCTTCAAGCCGCGCACCGACATCCCGACCTACCACGCGGACATGAAGGTCTACGAAGTGTTCGACAAGGACGGCACCTCGCTGGCCCTGTTCTACACCGACTACTTCAAGCGTGACAGCAAGTCCGGTGGCGCCTGGATGGACGTGTTCGTCGAACAGGACGGCCTGACCGGTGCCAAGCCGGTGGTCTACAACGTGTGCAACTTCACCAAGCCCGCCGCCGGCCAGCCCGCGCTGCTCAGCTTCGATGACGTGACCACGATGTTCCATGAGTTCGGCCACGCCCTGCATGGCATGTTCTCGAAGGTGAAGTACCCGTCCATCGCCGGCACCAGCACCTCGCGCGATTTCGTCGAGTTCCCCTCGCAGTTCAACGAACACTGGGCGCTGGACCCGAAGGTGTTTGCCAACTACGCCAAGAACTACAAGACCGGCGAGCCGATGCCGCAGGCACTGGTCGACAAGATCCTCAAGGCGCGCACCTTCAACCAGGGCTATGCGACCACCGAGTACCTGTCGGCCGCGCTGCTTGACCTGGCCTGGCACACCCAGCCGGCCGACGCGCCGCTGCAGGACGTGGCCAGCTTCGAAGCAGGCGCGCTGAAGAAGTTCAAGGTCGACCTGCCGCAGGTGCCGCCGCGCTACCGCACCACCTACTTCGACCACATCTGGGGCGGTGGCTATTCGGCCGGGTACTACGCCTACTTCTGGGCCGAAGTGCTCGACCATGACGCCTTCGAGTGGTTCAAGGAAAACGGCGGCCTGACCGCGCAGAACGGCCAGGTGTTCCGCGACAAGATCCTCTCGCGCGGCAACAGCGTGGAGCTGTCGGACCTGTACCGCGATTTCCGCGGCAAGGACCCGTCGGTGGAACCGCTGCTGGTCAACCGCGGCCTGAAGTAA
- the arfB gene encoding alternative ribosome rescue aminoacyl-tRNA hydrolase ArfB, giving the protein MASAPVIISAHLSIPDAELVERFVRASGAGGQNVNKVSTAVELRFDVAGSPSLPEPLRSRLLARRDRRMTGEGVLVIDAQRFRTQDRNRDDARERLAAFIQESLSVPKPRVATKPSYGAKLRRLDEKKGRAQIKRGRTTRNWE; this is encoded by the coding sequence ATGGCTTCTGCACCCGTCATCATCAGCGCGCACCTGTCGATTCCCGATGCGGAACTCGTCGAGCGGTTCGTGCGCGCCAGCGGCGCCGGCGGCCAGAACGTCAACAAGGTCTCCACCGCCGTGGAACTGCGTTTCGACGTGGCCGGCTCGCCGTCGCTGCCCGAACCACTGCGCTCGCGCCTGCTGGCGCGGCGCGACCGGCGCATGACCGGCGAAGGCGTGCTGGTCATCGACGCCCAGCGCTTCCGCACCCAGGACCGCAACCGCGACGATGCCCGCGAGCGCCTGGCCGCCTTCATCCAGGAAAGCCTCAGCGTGCCCAAGCCGCGCGTGGCCACCAAGCCCTCGTATGGCGCCAAGCTGCGCCGCCTGGACGAGAAAAAAGGCCGCGCGCAGATCAAGCGCGGACGCACCACACGCAATTGGGAGTGA
- the aceA gene encoding isocitrate lyase has translation MSTLQTAEQIQHAWATDPRWAGITRNYTAADVVRLRGTVHVEHSLARLGAEKLWTYLQEKDFVNALGALTGNQAMQQVKAGLNAIYLSGWQVAADANLAGQMYPDQSLYPADSVPAVVKRINNTLLRADQLHHAEGKDDIDFLQPIVADAEAGFGGVLNAFELMKAMIEAGAAGVHFEDQLASVKKCGHMGGKVLVPTREAIEKLNAARLAADVMGVPTLLVARTDAEAADLLTSDVDGNDQPFTTGERTVEGFYKTRNGLDQAISRGLAYAPYADLIWCETGKPDLEFARQFAEAIHAKFPGKLLAYNCSPSFNWKKNLDDATIATFQKEIAKYGYKFQFITLAGFHALNYSMFNLAHGYARRQMSAFVELQEAEFAAADRGFTAVKHQREVGTGYFDAVTQAIQQGQSSTTALSGSTEEEQFNAERAA, from the coding sequence ATGAGCACCCTGCAGACCGCCGAACAGATCCAGCACGCTTGGGCCACCGACCCGCGCTGGGCCGGGATCACCCGCAACTACACCGCCGCCGACGTGGTGCGCCTGCGCGGCACCGTGCACGTGGAGCATTCGCTGGCGCGGCTGGGTGCCGAAAAGCTGTGGACCTACCTGCAGGAAAAAGACTTCGTCAACGCACTCGGCGCGCTGACCGGCAACCAGGCCATGCAGCAGGTGAAGGCCGGCTTGAACGCCATCTACCTGTCCGGCTGGCAGGTGGCCGCTGACGCCAACCTGGCCGGCCAGATGTACCCGGACCAGTCGCTGTACCCGGCCGACTCGGTGCCGGCGGTGGTCAAGCGCATCAACAACACCCTGCTGCGTGCCGACCAGCTGCACCACGCCGAAGGCAAGGACGACATCGACTTCCTGCAGCCGATCGTGGCCGATGCCGAAGCCGGCTTCGGCGGCGTGCTCAACGCCTTCGAGCTGATGAAGGCGATGATCGAGGCCGGCGCGGCGGGCGTGCACTTCGAAGACCAGCTGGCCTCGGTGAAGAAGTGCGGGCACATGGGCGGCAAGGTGCTGGTGCCCACCCGCGAGGCCATCGAGAAGCTCAACGCCGCGCGCCTGGCCGCCGACGTGATGGGCGTGCCCACCCTGCTGGTGGCGCGTACCGATGCCGAAGCCGCCGACCTGCTGACCAGCGACGTGGATGGCAACGACCAGCCGTTCACCACCGGCGAGCGGACCGTGGAAGGCTTCTACAAGACCCGCAACGGCCTGGACCAGGCGATCAGCCGCGGCCTGGCCTACGCCCCCTACGCCGACCTGATCTGGTGTGAAACCGGCAAGCCGGACCTGGAGTTCGCCCGCCAGTTCGCCGAAGCCATCCATGCCAAGTTCCCGGGCAAGCTGCTGGCCTACAACTGCTCGCCCAGCTTCAACTGGAAGAAGAACCTGGACGACGCCACCATCGCGACCTTCCAGAAGGAAATTGCCAAGTACGGCTACAAGTTCCAGTTCATCACCCTGGCCGGCTTCCACGCCCTGAACTACTCCATGTTCAACCTGGCCCACGGCTACGCCCGCCGCCAGATGAGCGCCTTCGTGGAGCTGCAGGAGGCCGAATTCGCCGCCGCCGACCGCGGCTTCACGGCGGTCAAGCACCAACGCGAGGTCGGCACCGGCTACTTCGACGCGGTCACCCAGGCCATCCAGCAGGGCCAGTCCTCGACCACCGCCCTGAGCGGCTCGACCGAGGAAGAGCAGTTCAACGCCGAACGGGCAGCCTGA
- a CDS encoding MFS transporter: MNGDTEAVPDRSSPAPTARAADQIQQGTPAFRRTAAALFLAGFSTFGLLYTVQPLLPEFSRHFGVSAANSALTLSLSTGLLAVSMLIAGLISDRIGRRGVMVAALLVSSVLSVATAMATDWSTLLVLRTLLGIALSGVPAVGMTYLAEEMDSRALGLAMGLYIGGNAIGGMSGRLIAGIVADHWGWRWGIGVVSLIALFSTVLLWIQLPPSRHFQQRRSGLRELPARWGRLFADPGLPWLFATAFVLMGVFVTLYNYLGYHLLAPPYRLSQTVVGLIFSVYLVGTFSSAWMGQQATRHGRSRVLAICYGLIALGIVLLALPWLGCMAAGIALVTFGFFGGHSVASSWVGSRAGTLRAEASALYLFAYYLGSSVAGVIGGVFYTHWDWLGVCGFVGVLTVAGGVIAWRLGQRVQPAGAALAVSR, translated from the coding sequence ATGAATGGCGACACCGAAGCGGTTCCCGACCGCAGCTCCCCAGCCCCCACGGCGAGAGCGGCAGACCAGATCCAGCAGGGCACGCCCGCGTTCCGGCGCACGGCGGCTGCGCTGTTCCTGGCCGGGTTCTCCACCTTCGGCCTGCTCTACACGGTGCAGCCGCTGCTGCCCGAGTTCAGCCGGCATTTCGGCGTCTCGGCGGCCAACAGCGCGCTGACCCTGTCGCTCAGCACCGGCCTGCTGGCGGTGTCGATGCTGATCGCCGGGCTGATCTCCGACCGCATCGGCCGCCGCGGCGTGATGGTGGCGGCGCTGTTGGTCTCCAGCGTATTGTCGGTCGCCACCGCGATGGCCACCGACTGGTCCACCCTGCTGGTGCTGCGCACGTTGCTGGGCATTGCGCTGAGCGGCGTGCCGGCGGTGGGCATGACCTACCTGGCCGAAGAAATGGACAGCCGCGCGTTGGGCCTGGCGATGGGCCTGTACATCGGCGGCAACGCCATTGGCGGCATGAGCGGCCGGCTGATCGCGGGCATCGTGGCCGACCACTGGGGCTGGCGCTGGGGCATCGGCGTGGTCTCGTTGATCGCGCTGTTCAGCACCGTGCTGCTGTGGATCCAGCTGCCGCCGTCGCGCCATTTCCAGCAGCGCCGCAGCGGCCTGCGCGAACTTCCCGCGCGCTGGGGCCGTCTGTTCGCCGACCCCGGCCTGCCGTGGCTGTTCGCCACCGCCTTCGTGCTGATGGGCGTATTCGTCACCCTCTACAACTACCTCGGCTACCACCTGCTCGCACCGCCGTACCGGCTGAGCCAGACCGTGGTCGGCCTGATCTTCAGCGTGTACCTGGTCGGCACCTTCAGCTCGGCATGGATGGGGCAGCAGGCCACCCGGCATGGCCGCAGCCGCGTGCTGGCCATCTGCTACGGGCTGATCGCGCTGGGCATCGTGCTGCTGGCACTGCCGTGGCTGGGCTGCATGGCGGCCGGCATCGCGCTGGTCACCTTCGGCTTCTTCGGCGGGCACTCGGTGGCCAGCAGCTGGGTCGGCAGCCGGGCCGGCACGCTGCGCGCCGAAGCGTCGGCGCTGTACCTGTTCGCCTATTACCTGGGGTCCAGCGTGGCCGGCGTCATCGGCGGCGTGTTCTACACCCACTGGGACTGGCTGGGCGTGTGCGGTTTCGTCGGCGTGCTGACAGTGGCCGGCGGCGTGATTGCCTGGCGGCTGGGGCAACGTGTGCAACCGGCGGGCGCCGCGCTGGCGGTGAGCCGCTGA
- the aceB gene encoding malate synthase A, with translation MSAVAAFATAQPTPADAPATPGIALTTQLAGQSALLPAGVLALLVSLHRAVEPERQRRLQARVARQAFFDGGGVPDFRADTAHIRSEDWRVAPLPDALQDRRVEITGPTDPKMVINALNSGAKVFMADFEDSTAPAWANLLAGQQALIGAVRGDLTHTGPSVEGKPGKQYTLRPFNEQAVLIVRPRGWHLDEKHVRIDGQAIAGGLFDAAVFAFHNARTLMCKQRGPYFYLPKLQSMEEAALWETALSHIEGMLGLPHGQIKVTVLIETLPAAFEMDEILHALRDRIVGLNCGRWDYIFSYIKTFRQHADKVLPERGQVTMTQPFLKAYSELLIRTCHRRGAHAMGGMAAQIPINHDAAANEQAMARVRADKLREVTAGHDGTWVAHPALIPIAQAIFDAHMPTPNQHHVLRNDVQVGRDALIAAPTGTITRAGFEGNVEVCVRYLAAWLDGNGCVPIHHLMEDAATAEISRSQLWQWLHTPGQHLDDGTAIDLALLDATLAQLPTRLGDTRALPGSARLPESIALLAELSRRDTLTDFLTLPAYDRLA, from the coding sequence ATGTCCGCCGTCGCCGCTTTCGCCACTGCCCAGCCCACGCCCGCCGATGCCCCAGCCACCCCCGGGATCGCGCTGACCACCCAGCTTGCCGGCCAGTCCGCGCTGCTGCCGGCGGGGGTACTGGCCTTGCTGGTGTCGCTGCACCGCGCCGTGGAGCCCGAGCGCCAGCGCCGGCTGCAGGCCCGGGTGGCCCGCCAAGCCTTCTTCGATGGCGGCGGGGTGCCGGACTTCCGCGCCGACACCGCGCACATCCGCAGCGAAGACTGGCGCGTGGCGCCGCTGCCGGACGCGCTGCAGGACCGCCGCGTGGAGATCACCGGGCCGACCGACCCGAAGATGGTCATCAACGCGCTGAACTCCGGTGCCAAGGTGTTCATGGCCGACTTCGAGGATTCCACTGCCCCGGCCTGGGCCAACCTGCTGGCCGGCCAGCAGGCGCTGATCGGCGCGGTGCGCGGCGACCTCACCCATACCGGCCCGTCGGTGGAGGGCAAGCCGGGCAAGCAGTACACGCTGCGCCCGTTCAACGAACAGGCGGTGCTGATCGTGCGGCCGCGTGGCTGGCACCTGGACGAAAAGCACGTGCGCATCGACGGCCAGGCCATCGCCGGCGGGCTGTTCGACGCGGCGGTGTTCGCCTTCCACAACGCCCGCACGCTGATGTGCAAGCAGCGCGGCCCGTACTTCTACCTGCCCAAGCTGCAGTCGATGGAAGAAGCGGCGCTGTGGGAAACCGCGCTGTCGCACATCGAAGGCATGCTCGGCCTGCCGCATGGCCAGATCAAGGTCACCGTGCTGATCGAGACGCTGCCGGCGGCGTTCGAGATGGATGAAATCCTGCACGCATTGCGCGACCGCATCGTCGGCCTGAACTGCGGCCGCTGGGACTACATTTTTTCCTACATCAAGACCTTCCGCCAGCACGCCGACAAGGTGCTGCCCGAGCGCGGCCAGGTGACCATGACCCAGCCGTTCCTGAAGGCCTATTCGGAACTGCTGATCCGCACCTGCCACCGCCGTGGCGCGCATGCCATGGGCGGCATGGCCGCGCAGATCCCGATCAACCACGATGCCGCCGCCAACGAACAGGCGATGGCGCGGGTGCGTGCCGACAAGCTGCGCGAAGTGACCGCCGGGCACGACGGCACCTGGGTGGCGCACCCGGCGCTGATTCCGATTGCCCAGGCGATCTTCGACGCGCACATGCCCACGCCGAACCAGCACCACGTGCTGCGCAATGACGTGCAGGTGGGCCGCGACGCACTGATCGCCGCCCCCACCGGCACCATCACCCGCGCCGGCTTCGAGGGCAATGTGGAAGTCTGCGTGCGCTACCTGGCCGCCTGGCTGGACGGCAACGGCTGCGTGCCCATCCACCACCTGATGGAAGACGCGGCCACCGCCGAAATCAGCCGCAGCCAGCTGTGGCAGTGGCTGCACACCCCCGGCCAGCACCTGGACGACGGCACCGCCATCGACCTGGCGCTGCTCGACGCCACCCTGGCGCAGCTGCCCACCCGGCTCGGCGACACCCGCGCGCTGCCCGGCAGCGCCCGCCTGCCCGAGTCCATCGCGCTGCTGGCCGAGCTCAGCCGCCGCGACACCCTGACCGACTTCCTGACCCTGCCGGCCTACGACCGCCTCGCCTGA
- a CDS encoding lysophospholipid acyltransferase family protein, with amino-acid sequence MNNRSPLLPAVPPNMPQVKPNRFLRWLARCTLRLGGWKVVGTFPDVPKLVFIIAPHSSNWDGFWGMAAKIALGMQVKVLGKASLFWWPLSPLLRALGVIPLDRSSPQGTVEQAVSLIRGSERMWYAITPEGTRKAVTHWKAGFLKIARMADVPVLAAYFHYPEKVIGIGPLFHSSGDDAADMAAIRAYYQPWQGKNRGTV; translated from the coding sequence TTGAACAACCGAAGTCCGCTGTTGCCGGCCGTTCCGCCCAACATGCCGCAGGTCAAACCGAACCGCTTCCTTCGCTGGCTGGCCCGCTGCACGTTGCGCCTGGGCGGCTGGAAGGTGGTGGGCACCTTCCCCGACGTGCCCAAGCTGGTCTTCATCATTGCCCCGCACTCGTCCAACTGGGACGGGTTCTGGGGCATGGCGGCCAAGATCGCGCTGGGTATGCAGGTGAAGGTGCTGGGCAAGGCCTCGCTGTTCTGGTGGCCGCTGTCGCCGCTGCTGCGCGCGCTGGGCGTGATCCCGCTGGACCGCAGCTCGCCGCAGGGCACCGTCGAGCAGGCGGTCAGCCTGATCCGGGGATCCGAACGCATGTGGTATGCCATCACCCCCGAAGGCACCCGCAAGGCGGTGACCCACTGGAAGGCCGGGTTCCTGAAGATCGCGCGGATGGCCGACGTGCCGGTGCTGGCGGCGTACTTCCACTACCCGGAGAAGGTCATCGGGATCGGCCCGCTGTTCCACTCCAGCGGCGACGACGCGGCCGACATGGCCGCCATCCGCGCCTATTACCAGCCGTGGCAGGGCAAGAACCGCGGCACCGTCTGA
- a CDS encoding 3-dehydroquinate dehydratase → MSIFIIRGPEAAGALIRTAQPLPAPVLKSLVHRAIDAGTTVAIRACGSEQELLDALRVADHSRGEVTLLDPGACVGSLRLQQLLPYLRNAYVEVHDDDTRSPEACLPPDIGQRIGVAHGYCAQSYMHALEIALDHLGCSEIVDGVHVGT, encoded by the coding sequence ATGTCGATCTTCATCATCCGTGGTCCGGAGGCGGCCGGCGCGCTGATCCGCACCGCGCAGCCGTTGCCGGCACCGGTCCTGAAATCGCTGGTGCACCGTGCGATCGATGCGGGCACCACGGTGGCCATCCGCGCATGCGGGTCCGAACAGGAACTGCTGGATGCACTGCGCGTGGCCGACCACAGCCGTGGCGAGGTGACCCTGCTGGACCCGGGTGCGTGCGTGGGCAGCCTGCGCCTGCAACAGCTGCTGCCGTACCTGCGCAATGCCTATGTGGAAGTGCACGACGATGACACGCGCAGTCCCGAAGCGTGCCTGCCGCCGGACATCGGCCAGCGCATCGGGGTGGCGCACGGGTACTGCGCGCAGAGCTACATGCATGCGCTGGAGATCGCGTTGGACCACCTGGGGTGCAGCGAGATCGTGGACGGGGTGCACGTGGGGACGTGA
- a CDS encoding LysR substrate-binding domain-containing protein, which translates to MSIELRHLRYFLAVADTLHFGRAAERLGMSQPPLSQQIRQLETLLGARLFLRANRRVELTEAGRVLQEQATAVLERMDKAVDLTQRAQRGETGELRIGLTRATPLSTQIPRAIFAYRQQFPQVQLKLREMNTLQQIDALMAGELDVGLIRKRALPAPLMSRKLFSDPLALVVHDQHPLVRALPADASVALRLFAHEPFVGFLREVGAGIHDHFIALCRSAGFTPRIIQEAGEASTLISLAASGLGVTVLPASCSHIQVDGARFVALSDRAASSEVHVACRRGTASPLIAHFTQLLQGQAHG; encoded by the coding sequence ATGTCGATCGAACTGCGCCACCTGCGCTATTTCCTGGCCGTCGCCGACACCCTGCATTTCGGCCGCGCGGCCGAACGCCTGGGCATGTCGCAGCCGCCGCTCAGCCAGCAGATCCGTCAGCTGGAAACACTGCTCGGCGCACGCTTGTTCCTGCGTGCGAACCGCCGCGTGGAGCTGACCGAAGCCGGCCGCGTGCTGCAGGAACAGGCCACGGCGGTGCTCGAACGCATGGACAAGGCCGTCGACCTGACCCAGCGCGCGCAGCGCGGCGAAACCGGCGAGCTGCGCATCGGGCTGACCCGCGCAACGCCGCTGTCCACGCAGATTCCGCGCGCGATCTTCGCCTACCGCCAGCAGTTTCCGCAGGTGCAGTTGAAGCTGCGCGAGATGAACACCCTGCAGCAGATCGATGCGTTGATGGCCGGTGAGCTCGACGTCGGGCTGATCCGCAAACGTGCTTTGCCGGCGCCATTGATGTCGCGCAAGCTGTTCAGCGATCCGCTGGCGCTGGTGGTGCACGACCAGCATCCGCTGGTGCGGGCGCTGCCGGCTGACGCGTCGGTGGCGCTGCGATTGTTCGCGCACGAACCGTTCGTGGGGTTCCTGCGCGAGGTCGGTGCCGGGATCCACGATCACTTCATCGCGTTGTGCCGCAGCGCGGGCTTCACCCCCCGCATCATCCAGGAGGCTGGCGAGGCCTCGACGCTGATCAGCCTGGCCGCCTCCGGCCTCGGGGTCACCGTGCTGCCCGCCTCGTGCAGCCATATCCAGGTGGACGGCGCGCGCTTCGTGGCACTCAGCGACCGCGCCGCCAGTTCGGAAGTGCACGTAGCCTGCCGACGCGGCACCGCCTCGCCGCTGATCGCACATTTCACCCAGCTGCTGCAGGGCCAGGCCCACGGTTGA
- a CDS encoding LysR family transcriptional regulator has protein sequence MPTPPAPSPRFSYKSDRLKPLRAFCQTVRLGSVSRAAEALFVSQPAISQQLQALERELGVDLFERSGRRLVPSREGQLLFEMALPLVENLDGLEASFRDKVKGLDAGELNIAANSSTILYLLPRIVERFRQRHPDVRLTLHNAISADGTDLLRSDAADLAVGSMTDVPADLSYAPAYRFEQVLIAPPGHALARGELSLEAISQHPLVLPPKRQITYRLVDQVFQRHRLPYTVALEVGGWEVIKQYVAMGMGISIVPALCLNDADRDRLVTRSMSAWFPERSYGVIVRRGRFLSPQARAFIELIQPDLFSPRSYDESGHSER, from the coding sequence ATGCCCACACCGCCCGCGCCAAGTCCCCGTTTTTCCTACAAGTCTGACCGGCTCAAGCCGCTGCGGGCGTTCTGCCAGACGGTGCGCCTGGGGTCTGTCTCACGGGCGGCTGAGGCACTGTTTGTCAGCCAGCCGGCCATCAGCCAGCAGTTGCAGGCGCTGGAGCGCGAACTGGGCGTGGATCTGTTCGAGCGCAGCGGGCGCCGCCTGGTGCCCAGCCGCGAGGGCCAGCTGCTGTTCGAGATGGCCTTGCCGCTGGTGGAGAACCTGGACGGGCTGGAGGCCAGCTTCCGCGACAAGGTGAAGGGCCTGGATGCCGGCGAGCTCAACATCGCCGCCAACAGCTCGACCATCCTGTACCTGCTGCCGCGCATCGTGGAGCGCTTCCGCCAGCGCCACCCGGACGTGCGCCTGACCCTGCACAACGCGATCAGCGCCGACGGCACCGACCTGCTGCGCAGCGACGCGGCCGACCTGGCGGTGGGTTCGATGACCGACGTGCCGGCCGACCTCAGCTACGCCCCCGCCTACCGCTTCGAGCAGGTATTGATCGCCCCGCCCGGGCATGCGCTGGCGCGCGGCGAGCTCAGTCTCGAGGCGATCTCCCAACACCCCCTGGTGCTGCCCCCCAAGCGCCAGATCACCTACCGGCTGGTCGACCAGGTGTTCCAGCGCCACCGCCTGCCCTACACCGTGGCGCTGGAAGTGGGCGGCTGGGAAGTGATCAAGCAGTACGTGGCGATGGGCATGGGCATCTCGATCGTGCCGGCGCTGTGCCTCAACGATGCCGACCGCGACCGGCTGGTGACGCGCTCGATGAGTGCCTGGTTCCCCGAGCGCAGCTACGGGGTGATCGTGCGCCGCGGGCGTTTCCTGTCGCCGCAGGCGCGTGCCTTCATCGAGCTGATCCAGCCGGACCTGTTCAGTCCGCGCAGCTATGATGAAAGCGGTCATTCCGAGCGCTGA